From one Rhineura floridana isolate rRhiFlo1 chromosome 4, rRhiFlo1.hap2, whole genome shotgun sequence genomic stretch:
- the FOXO3 gene encoding forkhead box protein O3 isoform X5: MNSIRHNLSLHSRFIRVQNEGTGKSSWWMINPEGGKGGKAPRRRAVSMDNSNKYTKSRGRAAKKKAALQAAQETNEDSPSQLSKWPGSPTSRSSDELDAWTDFRSRTNSNASTISGRLSPILASTELDEVQDDDAPPSPMLYSSPPSMSPSVSKPCNVELPRLTDMAGTMNLNDGLTDNLMDDLLDNITLPSSQQSPTGGLMQRSSSFPYGSKGSGLGSPSSSFNNAVFGPSSLNSLRQSPMQTIQENKQATFSSISHYNNQTLQDLLASDSHSHSDVMMTQSDPLMSQASTAVSVHNVRRNIMLRNDPMMSFAAQPSQGSLVNQNLLHHQHQSQNCSLGGSRALSNSIGTMGLSDANSVGSTKHQQQSPANQSMQSLSDSLSGSSLYSNSVSLPVMGHDKFPSDLDLDIFNGSLECDMESIIRSELMDADGLDFNFDSLISAQNVVTLNVGNFTGAKQASSQSWVPG, encoded by the exons atg AACTCCATCAGGCACAACTTGTCCCTTCATAGTCGATTCATCAGGGTACAGAATGAAGGAACCGGGAAAAGTTCATGGTGGATGATCAACCCAGAAGGTGGGAAAGGTGGGAAAGCACCACGGAGACGTGCTGTTTCAATGGACAACAGCAACAAGTACACAAAGAGCAGAGGACGAGCAGCAAAGAAAAAAGCAGCCCTACAAGCTGCACAGGAAACTAATGAAGACAGCCCTTCCCAGCTCTCCAAGTGGCCAGGGAGCCCAACCTCACGCAGCAGCGATGAGCTGGACGCATGGACAGATTTCCGGTCTCGTACAAATTCAAATGCCAGTACAATAAGTGGCCGCTTGTCACCAATACTGGcaagtactgaactagatgaggtTCAGGATGATGATGCTCCACCTTCCCCCATGCTGTACAGTAGCCCACCCAGCATGTCCCCCTCAGTCAGTAAACCTTGTAATGTGGAGCTGCCTAGGTTGACGGATATGGCAGGCACCATGAACTTGAATGATGGTCTGACCGACAACCTTATGGATGATCTTCTGGACAATATAACACTCCCCTCTTCCCAACAGTCACCCACAGGGGGACTCATGCAAAGAAGCTCGAGTTTTCCCTATGGCTCCAAAGGTTCAGGTCTTGGTTCTCCATCAAGTAGCTTCAACAACGCTGTGTTTGGACCATCATCCCTGAATTCCCTCCGTCAGTCTCCCATGCAAACCATCCAGGAGAACAAGCAAGCTACGTTTTCTTCCATTTCTCATTACAATAACCAAACGCTGCAGGATCTGCTGGCATCGGATTCGCATAGCCACAGTGATGTCATGATGACTCAGTCCGATCCACTCATGTCACAAGCTAGCACAGCTGTGTCTGTCCATAATGTACGCAGGAATATTATGCTCCGGAATGATCCAATGATGTCATTTGCTGCTCAACCAAGCCAGGGGAGTTTGGTCAACCAGAATCTGCTTCACCACCAGCACCAATCTCAGAATTGTTCTCTCGGTGGCAGTCGTGCCTTGTCAAATTCCATTGGTACTATGGGCTTAAGTGACGCAAACAGCGTTGGCTCGACAAAACACCAGCAACAGTCACCTGCCAACCAGTCTATGCAATCACTGTCTGACTCACTCTCAGGCTCTTCTTTGTACTCTAACAGCGTGAGCCTTCCAGTCATGGGGCATGATAAATTCCCCAGTGATTTGGACCTGGATATTTTCAATGGGAGCTTGGAATGTGATATGGAGTCCATTATCCGCAGCGAACTAATGGATGCAGATGGGTTGGATTTTAACTTTGATTCCCTCATCTCAGCCCAGAATGTTGTCACTCTGAATGTGGGAAACTTCACTGGTGCTAAGCAAGCGTCGTCACAGAGTTGGGTTCCAGGCTGA
- the FOXO3 gene encoding forkhead box protein O3 isoform X4 produces the protein MRNSRQNSIRHNLSLHSRFIRVQNEGTGKSSWWMINPEGGKGGKAPRRRAVSMDNSNKYTKSRGRAAKKKAALQAAQETNEDSPSQLSKWPGSPTSRSSDELDAWTDFRSRTNSNASTISGRLSPILASTELDEVQDDDAPPSPMLYSSPPSMSPSVSKPCNVELPRLTDMAGTMNLNDGLTDNLMDDLLDNITLPSSQQSPTGGLMQRSSSFPYGSKGSGLGSPSSSFNNAVFGPSSLNSLRQSPMQTIQENKQATFSSISHYNNQTLQDLLASDSHSHSDVMMTQSDPLMSQASTAVSVHNVRRNIMLRNDPMMSFAAQPSQGSLVNQNLLHHQHQSQNCSLGGSRALSNSIGTMGLSDANSVGSTKHQQQSPANQSMQSLSDSLSGSSLYSNSVSLPVMGHDKFPSDLDLDIFNGSLECDMESIIRSELMDADGLDFNFDSLISAQNVVTLNVGNFTGAKQASSQSWVPG, from the coding sequence AACTCCATCAGGCACAACTTGTCCCTTCATAGTCGATTCATCAGGGTACAGAATGAAGGAACCGGGAAAAGTTCATGGTGGATGATCAACCCAGAAGGTGGGAAAGGTGGGAAAGCACCACGGAGACGTGCTGTTTCAATGGACAACAGCAACAAGTACACAAAGAGCAGAGGACGAGCAGCAAAGAAAAAAGCAGCCCTACAAGCTGCACAGGAAACTAATGAAGACAGCCCTTCCCAGCTCTCCAAGTGGCCAGGGAGCCCAACCTCACGCAGCAGCGATGAGCTGGACGCATGGACAGATTTCCGGTCTCGTACAAATTCAAATGCCAGTACAATAAGTGGCCGCTTGTCACCAATACTGGcaagtactgaactagatgaggtTCAGGATGATGATGCTCCACCTTCCCCCATGCTGTACAGTAGCCCACCCAGCATGTCCCCCTCAGTCAGTAAACCTTGTAATGTGGAGCTGCCTAGGTTGACGGATATGGCAGGCACCATGAACTTGAATGATGGTCTGACCGACAACCTTATGGATGATCTTCTGGACAATATAACACTCCCCTCTTCCCAACAGTCACCCACAGGGGGACTCATGCAAAGAAGCTCGAGTTTTCCCTATGGCTCCAAAGGTTCAGGTCTTGGTTCTCCATCAAGTAGCTTCAACAACGCTGTGTTTGGACCATCATCCCTGAATTCCCTCCGTCAGTCTCCCATGCAAACCATCCAGGAGAACAAGCAAGCTACGTTTTCTTCCATTTCTCATTACAATAACCAAACGCTGCAGGATCTGCTGGCATCGGATTCGCATAGCCACAGTGATGTCATGATGACTCAGTCCGATCCACTCATGTCACAAGCTAGCACAGCTGTGTCTGTCCATAATGTACGCAGGAATATTATGCTCCGGAATGATCCAATGATGTCATTTGCTGCTCAACCAAGCCAGGGGAGTTTGGTCAACCAGAATCTGCTTCACCACCAGCACCAATCTCAGAATTGTTCTCTCGGTGGCAGTCGTGCCTTGTCAAATTCCATTGGTACTATGGGCTTAAGTGACGCAAACAGCGTTGGCTCGACAAAACACCAGCAACAGTCACCTGCCAACCAGTCTATGCAATCACTGTCTGACTCACTCTCAGGCTCTTCTTTGTACTCTAACAGCGTGAGCCTTCCAGTCATGGGGCATGATAAATTCCCCAGTGATTTGGACCTGGATATTTTCAATGGGAGCTTGGAATGTGATATGGAGTCCATTATCCGCAGCGAACTAATGGATGCAGATGGGTTGGATTTTAACTTTGATTCCCTCATCTCAGCCCAGAATGTTGTCACTCTGAATGTGGGAAACTTCACTGGTGCTAAGCAAGCGTCGTCACAGAGTTGGGTTCCAGGCTGA
- the FOXO3 gene encoding forkhead box protein O3 isoform X3: MWCTLSPPCDCRLLNICQNSIRHNLSLHSRFIRVQNEGTGKSSWWMINPEGGKGGKAPRRRAVSMDNSNKYTKSRGRAAKKKAALQAAQETNEDSPSQLSKWPGSPTSRSSDELDAWTDFRSRTNSNASTISGRLSPILASTELDEVQDDDAPPSPMLYSSPPSMSPSVSKPCNVELPRLTDMAGTMNLNDGLTDNLMDDLLDNITLPSSQQSPTGGLMQRSSSFPYGSKGSGLGSPSSSFNNAVFGPSSLNSLRQSPMQTIQENKQATFSSISHYNNQTLQDLLASDSHSHSDVMMTQSDPLMSQASTAVSVHNVRRNIMLRNDPMMSFAAQPSQGSLVNQNLLHHQHQSQNCSLGGSRALSNSIGTMGLSDANSVGSTKHQQQSPANQSMQSLSDSLSGSSLYSNSVSLPVMGHDKFPSDLDLDIFNGSLECDMESIIRSELMDADGLDFNFDSLISAQNVVTLNVGNFTGAKQASSQSWVPG; the protein is encoded by the coding sequence AACTCCATCAGGCACAACTTGTCCCTTCATAGTCGATTCATCAGGGTACAGAATGAAGGAACCGGGAAAAGTTCATGGTGGATGATCAACCCAGAAGGTGGGAAAGGTGGGAAAGCACCACGGAGACGTGCTGTTTCAATGGACAACAGCAACAAGTACACAAAGAGCAGAGGACGAGCAGCAAAGAAAAAAGCAGCCCTACAAGCTGCACAGGAAACTAATGAAGACAGCCCTTCCCAGCTCTCCAAGTGGCCAGGGAGCCCAACCTCACGCAGCAGCGATGAGCTGGACGCATGGACAGATTTCCGGTCTCGTACAAATTCAAATGCCAGTACAATAAGTGGCCGCTTGTCACCAATACTGGcaagtactgaactagatgaggtTCAGGATGATGATGCTCCACCTTCCCCCATGCTGTACAGTAGCCCACCCAGCATGTCCCCCTCAGTCAGTAAACCTTGTAATGTGGAGCTGCCTAGGTTGACGGATATGGCAGGCACCATGAACTTGAATGATGGTCTGACCGACAACCTTATGGATGATCTTCTGGACAATATAACACTCCCCTCTTCCCAACAGTCACCCACAGGGGGACTCATGCAAAGAAGCTCGAGTTTTCCCTATGGCTCCAAAGGTTCAGGTCTTGGTTCTCCATCAAGTAGCTTCAACAACGCTGTGTTTGGACCATCATCCCTGAATTCCCTCCGTCAGTCTCCCATGCAAACCATCCAGGAGAACAAGCAAGCTACGTTTTCTTCCATTTCTCATTACAATAACCAAACGCTGCAGGATCTGCTGGCATCGGATTCGCATAGCCACAGTGATGTCATGATGACTCAGTCCGATCCACTCATGTCACAAGCTAGCACAGCTGTGTCTGTCCATAATGTACGCAGGAATATTATGCTCCGGAATGATCCAATGATGTCATTTGCTGCTCAACCAAGCCAGGGGAGTTTGGTCAACCAGAATCTGCTTCACCACCAGCACCAATCTCAGAATTGTTCTCTCGGTGGCAGTCGTGCCTTGTCAAATTCCATTGGTACTATGGGCTTAAGTGACGCAAACAGCGTTGGCTCGACAAAACACCAGCAACAGTCACCTGCCAACCAGTCTATGCAATCACTGTCTGACTCACTCTCAGGCTCTTCTTTGTACTCTAACAGCGTGAGCCTTCCAGTCATGGGGCATGATAAATTCCCCAGTGATTTGGACCTGGATATTTTCAATGGGAGCTTGGAATGTGATATGGAGTCCATTATCCGCAGCGAACTAATGGATGCAGATGGGTTGGATTTTAACTTTGATTCCCTCATCTCAGCCCAGAATGTTGTCACTCTGAATGTGGGAAACTTCACTGGTGCTAAGCAAGCGTCGTCACAGAGTTGGGTTCCAGGCTGA
- the FOXO3 gene encoding forkhead box protein O3 isoform X2, translating to MEATLSAFRKGEAVDVLNRCLAAIMDWMRANKLRLNPDKTETLLNSIRHNLSLHSRFIRVQNEGTGKSSWWMINPEGGKGGKAPRRRAVSMDNSNKYTKSRGRAAKKKAALQAAQETNEDSPSQLSKWPGSPTSRSSDELDAWTDFRSRTNSNASTISGRLSPILASTELDEVQDDDAPPSPMLYSSPPSMSPSVSKPCNVELPRLTDMAGTMNLNDGLTDNLMDDLLDNITLPSSQQSPTGGLMQRSSSFPYGSKGSGLGSPSSSFNNAVFGPSSLNSLRQSPMQTIQENKQATFSSISHYNNQTLQDLLASDSHSHSDVMMTQSDPLMSQASTAVSVHNVRRNIMLRNDPMMSFAAQPSQGSLVNQNLLHHQHQSQNCSLGGSRALSNSIGTMGLSDANSVGSTKHQQQSPANQSMQSLSDSLSGSSLYSNSVSLPVMGHDKFPSDLDLDIFNGSLECDMESIIRSELMDADGLDFNFDSLISAQNVVTLNVGNFTGAKQASSQSWVPG from the coding sequence AACTCCATCAGGCACAACTTGTCCCTTCATAGTCGATTCATCAGGGTACAGAATGAAGGAACCGGGAAAAGTTCATGGTGGATGATCAACCCAGAAGGTGGGAAAGGTGGGAAAGCACCACGGAGACGTGCTGTTTCAATGGACAACAGCAACAAGTACACAAAGAGCAGAGGACGAGCAGCAAAGAAAAAAGCAGCCCTACAAGCTGCACAGGAAACTAATGAAGACAGCCCTTCCCAGCTCTCCAAGTGGCCAGGGAGCCCAACCTCACGCAGCAGCGATGAGCTGGACGCATGGACAGATTTCCGGTCTCGTACAAATTCAAATGCCAGTACAATAAGTGGCCGCTTGTCACCAATACTGGcaagtactgaactagatgaggtTCAGGATGATGATGCTCCACCTTCCCCCATGCTGTACAGTAGCCCACCCAGCATGTCCCCCTCAGTCAGTAAACCTTGTAATGTGGAGCTGCCTAGGTTGACGGATATGGCAGGCACCATGAACTTGAATGATGGTCTGACCGACAACCTTATGGATGATCTTCTGGACAATATAACACTCCCCTCTTCCCAACAGTCACCCACAGGGGGACTCATGCAAAGAAGCTCGAGTTTTCCCTATGGCTCCAAAGGTTCAGGTCTTGGTTCTCCATCAAGTAGCTTCAACAACGCTGTGTTTGGACCATCATCCCTGAATTCCCTCCGTCAGTCTCCCATGCAAACCATCCAGGAGAACAAGCAAGCTACGTTTTCTTCCATTTCTCATTACAATAACCAAACGCTGCAGGATCTGCTGGCATCGGATTCGCATAGCCACAGTGATGTCATGATGACTCAGTCCGATCCACTCATGTCACAAGCTAGCACAGCTGTGTCTGTCCATAATGTACGCAGGAATATTATGCTCCGGAATGATCCAATGATGTCATTTGCTGCTCAACCAAGCCAGGGGAGTTTGGTCAACCAGAATCTGCTTCACCACCAGCACCAATCTCAGAATTGTTCTCTCGGTGGCAGTCGTGCCTTGTCAAATTCCATTGGTACTATGGGCTTAAGTGACGCAAACAGCGTTGGCTCGACAAAACACCAGCAACAGTCACCTGCCAACCAGTCTATGCAATCACTGTCTGACTCACTCTCAGGCTCTTCTTTGTACTCTAACAGCGTGAGCCTTCCAGTCATGGGGCATGATAAATTCCCCAGTGATTTGGACCTGGATATTTTCAATGGGAGCTTGGAATGTGATATGGAGTCCATTATCCGCAGCGAACTAATGGATGCAGATGGGTTGGATTTTAACTTTGATTCCCTCATCTCAGCCCAGAATGTTGTCACTCTGAATGTGGGAAACTTCACTGGTGCTAAGCAAGCGTCGTCACAGAGTTGGGTTCCAGGCTGA